The following proteins are encoded in a genomic region of Ursus arctos isolate Adak ecotype North America unplaced genomic scaffold, UrsArc2.0 scaffold_32, whole genome shotgun sequence:
- the AIRIM gene encoding ribosome biogenesis protein C1orf109 homolog isoform X2, translating into MTQDQPLLAVQEALRKCFPVVEEQQGLWQSSLRDCQPLLASLSNLAEQLQAAQNLRFEDVPPLRAFPDLKERLRRKQLAAGDTVLDKLGERLAALLQVRDTVSRHVEQVLEVYDQRAGSIGVDAVLQASAVSPSVADMLEWLQDIERHYRDSYLKRKYLLSSIQWGDLANIQALPKAWDQISEDEHQSLVQGLSPSERSAGASRQPHGVLM; encoded by the exons ATGACTCAAGACCAACCTTTGCTTGCTGTGCAGGAGGCCCTGAGGAAGTGCTTTCCCGTGGTGGAGGAGCAGCAGGGCCTGTGGCAGAGCAGTCTGAGGGACTGCCagcccctcctggcctccctcAGCAACCTGGCAGAGCAGCTGCAGGCGGCGCAGAATCTGCGGTTTGAGGATGTGCCTCCACTTCGGGCCTTCCCCGACTTGAAGGAGCGACTGAGGCGCaagcagctggcggctggcgacACTGTCTTGGACAAGTTAGGGGAGAGGCT AGCCGCCCTCCTCCAGGTGCGCGACACCGTCAGCAGGCACGTGGAGCAGGTGCTTGAGGTCTACGACCAGCGTGCGGGCTCGATTGGCGTCGATGCTGTCCTGCAGGCTTCAGCGGTGAGCCCCTCTGTGGCTGACATGTTGGAATGGTTGCAGGATATTGAGAGACATTATCGAGATTC TTACCTGAAGAGAAAGTACCTCCTGTCTTCCATCCAGTGGGGAGACTTGGCAAACATCCAAGCTTTGCCCAAGGCCTGGGACCAAATTTCAGAAGATGAACACCAAAGCCTCGTACAAG GTCTCTCGCCCTCGGAGAGGTCAGCTGGTGCTTCAAGGCAGCCCCATGGTGTGCTCATGTGA
- the AIRIM gene encoding ribosome biogenesis protein C1orf109 homolog isoform X3 yields MTQDQPLLAVQEALRKCFPVVEEQQGLWQSSLRDCQPLLASLSNLAEQLQAAQNLRFEDVPPLRAFPDLKERLRRKQLAAGDTVLDKLGERLAALLQVRDTVSRHVEQVLEVYDQRAGSIGVDAVLQASAVSPSVADMLEWLQDIERHYRDSYLKRKYLLSSIQWGDLANIQALPKAWDQISEDEHQSLVQDTLLNVSFFLEE; encoded by the exons ATGACTCAAGACCAACCTTTGCTTGCTGTGCAGGAGGCCCTGAGGAAGTGCTTTCCCGTGGTGGAGGAGCAGCAGGGCCTGTGGCAGAGCAGTCTGAGGGACTGCCagcccctcctggcctccctcAGCAACCTGGCAGAGCAGCTGCAGGCGGCGCAGAATCTGCGGTTTGAGGATGTGCCTCCACTTCGGGCCTTCCCCGACTTGAAGGAGCGACTGAGGCGCaagcagctggcggctggcgacACTGTCTTGGACAAGTTAGGGGAGAGGCT AGCCGCCCTCCTCCAGGTGCGCGACACCGTCAGCAGGCACGTGGAGCAGGTGCTTGAGGTCTACGACCAGCGTGCGGGCTCGATTGGCGTCGATGCTGTCCTGCAGGCTTCAGCGGTGAGCCCCTCTGTGGCTGACATGTTGGAATGGTTGCAGGATATTGAGAGACATTATCGAGATTC TTACCTGAAGAGAAAGTACCTCCTGTCTTCCATCCAGTGGGGAGACTTGGCAAACATCCAAGCTTTGCCCAAGGCCTGGGACCAAATTTCAGAAGATGAACACCAAAGCCTCGTACAAG ATACCTTGTTGAatgtttccttcttcctggaagagTAA
- the AIRIM gene encoding ribosome biogenesis protein C1orf109 homolog isoform X1, with the protein MTQDQPLLAVQEALRKCFPVVEEQQGLWQSSLRDCQPLLASLSNLAEQLQAAQNLRFEDVPPLRAFPDLKERLRRKQLAAGDTVLDKLGERLAALLQVRDTVSRHVEQVLEVYDQRAGSIGVDAVLQASAVSPSVADMLEWLQDIERHYRDSYLKRKYLLSSIQWGDLANIQALPKAWDQISEDEHQSLVQGTGFHLFLHVCVLSVCLTFLVGLQRCPCSALYFL; encoded by the exons ATGACTCAAGACCAACCTTTGCTTGCTGTGCAGGAGGCCCTGAGGAAGTGCTTTCCCGTGGTGGAGGAGCAGCAGGGCCTGTGGCAGAGCAGTCTGAGGGACTGCCagcccctcctggcctccctcAGCAACCTGGCAGAGCAGCTGCAGGCGGCGCAGAATCTGCGGTTTGAGGATGTGCCTCCACTTCGGGCCTTCCCCGACTTGAAGGAGCGACTGAGGCGCaagcagctggcggctggcgacACTGTCTTGGACAAGTTAGGGGAGAGGCT AGCCGCCCTCCTCCAGGTGCGCGACACCGTCAGCAGGCACGTGGAGCAGGTGCTTGAGGTCTACGACCAGCGTGCGGGCTCGATTGGCGTCGATGCTGTCCTGCAGGCTTCAGCGGTGAGCCCCTCTGTGGCTGACATGTTGGAATGGTTGCAGGATATTGAGAGACATTATCGAGATTC TTACCTGAAGAGAAAGTACCTCCTGTCTTCCATCCAGTGGGGAGACTTGGCAAACATCCAAGCTTTGCCCAAGGCCTGGGACCAAATTTCAGAAGATGAACACCAAAGCCTCGTACAAGGTACtggttttcatttattccttcatgtCTGcgttctctctgtgtgtctcactTTTTTGGTAGGATTACAGAGATGCCCTTGCAGTGccctgtattttttataa
- the AIRIM gene encoding ribosome biogenesis protein C1orf109 homolog isoform X4: MTQDQPLLAVQEALRKCFPVVEEQQGLWQSSLRDCQPLLASLSNLAEQLQAAQNLRFEDVPPLRAFPDLKERLRRKQLAAGDTVLDKLGERLAALLQVRDTVSRHVEQVLEVYDQRAGSIGVDAVLQASAVSPSVADMLEWLQDIERHYRDSKLPEEKVPPVFHPVGRLGKHPSFAQGLGPNFRR; encoded by the exons ATGACTCAAGACCAACCTTTGCTTGCTGTGCAGGAGGCCCTGAGGAAGTGCTTTCCCGTGGTGGAGGAGCAGCAGGGCCTGTGGCAGAGCAGTCTGAGGGACTGCCagcccctcctggcctccctcAGCAACCTGGCAGAGCAGCTGCAGGCGGCGCAGAATCTGCGGTTTGAGGATGTGCCTCCACTTCGGGCCTTCCCCGACTTGAAGGAGCGACTGAGGCGCaagcagctggcggctggcgacACTGTCTTGGACAAGTTAGGGGAGAGGCT AGCCGCCCTCCTCCAGGTGCGCGACACCGTCAGCAGGCACGTGGAGCAGGTGCTTGAGGTCTACGACCAGCGTGCGGGCTCGATTGGCGTCGATGCTGTCCTGCAGGCTTCAGCGGTGAGCCCCTCTGTGGCTGACATGTTGGAATGGTTGCAGGATATTGAGAGACATTATCGAGATTC GAAGTTACCTGAAGAGAAAGTACCTCCTGTCTTCCATCCAGTGGGGAGACTTGGCAAACATCCAAGCTTTGCCCAAGGCCTGGGACCAAATTTCAGAAGATGA
- the CDCA8 gene encoding borealin produces the protein MAPARKGGSRVAKTNSLRSRKLASFLRDFDREVQIRSKQIQSDRQNLLKEMDNLYNIEILRLPKALREMNWLDYFALGGNKQALEEAATADLDITEINRLTAEAIQTPLKSAKTRKIMKVDEMIVEEEEEENKNKNLQTARVKRCPPSKKRTQSIQGKGKSKRSSHCNTVTPAVGRLELSMVKPTPGLTPRFDSRVFKTPGLRTPAARERIYNISVNGSPLADSREIFLTVPVGGGESMRLLASDLQRMDIAQLDPEALGNIRKLSSRLAQICSSIRTHK, from the exons ATGGCTCCGGCTAGGAAGGGCGGCAGTCGGGTGGCCAAGACCAACTCGTTACGGAGCCGGAAGCTCGCTTCCTTTCTTCGGGACTTCGACCGTGAAG TGCAAATACGATCCAAGCAAATTCAGTCGGACAGGCAGAACCTCCTCAAGGAGATGGATAATCTGTACAACATCGAGATCTTGCGGCTCCCCAAGGCACTGCGTGAGATGAACTGGCTTGACTACTTTG ccCTTGGAGGAAACAAACAGGCGCTGGAAGAGGCAGCAACA GCTGACCTGgatatcacagaaataaacaGACTAACAGCAGAAGCTATTCAGACACCCTTGAAATCTGCCAAAA CACGAAAGATAATGAAAGTGGATGAAATGAtagtggaagaagaagaagaagaaaataagaacaagaaTCTTCAAACTGCAAGA GTCAAAAGGTGTCCTCCATCCAAGAAGAGAACCCAGTCCATACAAggaaaaggcaaaagcaaaag GTCAAGCCATTGTAACACTGTCACCCCAGCTGTGGGCCGGCTGGAGTTGTCTATGGTGAAACCAACTCCAGGCCTGACCCCCAGGTTTGACTCGAG GGTCTTCAAGACCCCGGGCCTGCGCACTCCGGCAGCCAGAGAGCGGATCTACAACATCTCCGTGAACGGCAGCCCTCTCGCCGACAGCAGAGAGATCTTCCTCACCGTGCCCGTGGGCGGTGGAGAG AGCATGCGATTACTGGCTAGTGACTTGCAGAGGATGGACATCGCGCAGCTGGACCCAGAGGCCTTGGGAAATATCAGGAAACTCTCC AGCCGCCTTGCCCAGATCTGCAGCAGCATACGGACTCACAAATGA